In a single window of the Flavobacterium sp. W4I14 genome:
- a CDS encoding photosystem II stability/assembly factor-like uncharacterized protein (product_source=COG4447; cath_funfam=2.130.10.10; cleavage_site_network=SignalP-noTM; cog=COG4447; pfam=PF02012,PF14870; superfamily=110296) yields the protein MKKILWCLLMAPFFCTAQSYSFKPLNENTKTSLRGLSVVSDRVTWVSGSNGSVGKTTDGGRTWKWLKPKGYEKIDFRDIEAFDDKQAVIVGIASPAYILKTVDGGETWTENYKNIDSAIFLDGLSFWDKNKGLIFGDPINDNMQLLKTLDTGKTWQDISANLKTKLTKGEASFAASGTTIKTLPGGKTWIASGGTVSNIYFSPDYGQNWQVFKCPILQGEGSTGPFSIDFLNEKIGVTVGGNYVKDKENTNNILLTNDGGKTWQKPATPVLGFRSGVTYINAKTLVATGTSGTDISTDGGQNWKHISDKSFNAVQKAKKGKQIVLAGEKGNIYQLEINK from the coding sequence ATGAAGAAAATTTTATGGTGCCTTTTAATGGCACCTTTTTTTTGTACTGCGCAGTCGTATTCTTTTAAACCCTTAAACGAGAATACCAAAACCAGTTTACGGGGCTTAAGTGTCGTATCAGATCGGGTTACCTGGGTAAGTGGCAGTAATGGATCAGTAGGTAAAACCACTGATGGTGGTAGAACCTGGAAATGGTTAAAACCAAAAGGTTACGAAAAAATCGACTTCAGGGATATCGAAGCTTTCGACGATAAGCAGGCCGTTATTGTGGGCATTGCATCGCCGGCATACATTCTGAAAACCGTAGATGGTGGCGAAACCTGGACAGAAAATTATAAAAATATAGATTCTGCCATATTTTTAGATGGGTTAAGTTTCTGGGATAAAAATAAAGGGCTCATTTTTGGCGATCCTATTAATGATAATATGCAGTTGCTTAAAACCCTGGATACAGGTAAGACCTGGCAGGATATATCTGCAAACCTCAAGACTAAATTAACAAAAGGTGAAGCAAGTTTTGCAGCCAGTGGTACAACCATTAAAACATTGCCTGGTGGTAAAACCTGGATTGCATCAGGTGGAACGGTATCCAATATTTACTTTTCTCCAGATTATGGACAAAACTGGCAAGTATTTAAATGCCCTATTTTACAGGGCGAGGGGAGTACTGGTCCTTTCTCCATCGATTTTTTGAATGAAAAAATTGGTGTAACTGTTGGCGGAAACTATGTAAAAGATAAAGAAAATACCAATAATATTCTTTTAACCAATGATGGGGGCAAAACCTGGCAAAAGCCAGCTACTCCGGTTTTAGGCTTCCGATCTGGCGTAACCTATATTAATGCTAAAACCTTAGTTGCTACGGGTACTTCCGGAACAGACATTTCTACTGATGGCGGCCAAAACTGGAAACACATTTCTGATAAAAGTTTCAATGCTGTTCAAAAAGCCAAAAAAGGTAAACAGATTGTTCTGGCAGGAGAAAAAGGTAATATCTATCAATTGGAGATCAATAAATAA
- a CDS encoding uncharacterized protein (DUF2147 family) (product_source=COG4731; cleavage_site_network=SignalP-noTM; cog=COG4731; pfam=PF09917) translates to MRKLPFLMLLFVAVSFSAFAQNKDAIVGKWLNPSGEGQIEIYKKGDKYYGKLAWMKEPNLNGKPKLDAKNPDEKLQKRALLNLEILKDFVYDDGKWTDGTIYDPKSGKTYSCNMSLKSNDVLNVRGYVGISLLGRSETFRRVK, encoded by the coding sequence ATGAGAAAGTTACCATTTTTAATGCTGCTTTTTGTTGCAGTATCGTTTTCTGCATTTGCACAGAACAAAGATGCTATTGTAGGCAAATGGCTTAATCCATCGGGTGAAGGGCAAATAGAGATTTATAAAAAAGGCGATAAATATTATGGAAAATTAGCGTGGATGAAGGAACCCAATCTAAATGGTAAACCTAAATTAGATGCTAAAAATCCTGACGAAAAGCTACAAAAGCGTGCTTTATTGAATCTGGAAATATTAAAGGATTTTGTTTACGATGATGGTAAGTGGACTGATGGAACAATTTACGATCCAAAAAGTGGCAAAACTTACAGCTGTAACATGTCTTTAAAAAGTAACGATGTGTTAAACGTTCGTGGTTATGTAGGTATTTCTCTTTTAGGCCGATCAGAAACTTTTAGAAGGGTAAAATAA
- a CDS encoding putative oxidoreductase (product_source=KO:K15977; cog=COG2259; ko=KO:K15977; pfam=PF07681; transmembrane_helix_parts=Inside_1_4,TMhelix_5_27,Outside_28_46,TMhelix_47_69,Inside_70_73,TMhelix_74_93,Outside_94_97,TMhelix_98_115,Inside_116_125) has translation MKIAVIIVRVLLAAMYLFASVSYFLNIMPKAPEMTAAQTSFMTGMMASVYLFPLIKITELVGGILLLIGRTAPLGALIIFPVTLNIFLYHAFLGPKDLPMVAVMLLFNLFLLYAYRAKYLPIVSK, from the coding sequence ATGAAAATTGCAGTTATTATTGTACGCGTGCTTCTAGCCGCTATGTATCTTTTTGCTTCTGTAAGCTATTTTCTTAATATAATGCCTAAGGCGCCGGAAATGACAGCGGCCCAAACCAGCTTTATGACTGGCATGATGGCATCTGTGTACCTTTTTCCATTGATCAAAATAACCGAACTGGTTGGCGGTATACTATTGCTTATTGGCCGTACAGCACCTTTAGGGGCATTGATCATTTTCCCGGTTACCTTAAATATTTTTCTTTACCACGCATTTTTAGGTCCGAAAGATTTACCAATGGTTGCCGTAATGCTCCTGTTTAACTTATTCCTGCTTTATGCGTATCGAGCCAAGTATCTACCGATCGTTTCAAAGTAA
- a CDS encoding hypothetical protein (product_source=Hypo-rule applied) → MAAFNLRASGYVQIIFIFYDGNMIEDPSLLQGNWKDRREARFYSMVDIEAKQPALEQLVNNWVKLIAPNHS, encoded by the coding sequence TTGGCTGCTTTTAACCTTAGGGCAAGTGGATATGTGCAGATCATTTTTATTTTTTACGATGGAAATATGATCGAAGATCCATCTTTATTACAAGGCAATTGGAAAGATAGGCGCGAAGCAAGGTTTTACAGTATGGTCGATATTGAAGCAAAACAACCTGCGCTGGAGCAGTTGGTAAATAATTGGGTTAAACTAATAGCGCCTAATCATAGTTAA
- a CDS encoding hypothetical protein (product_source=COG5649; cath_funfam=1.10.520.20; cog=COG5649; superfamily=159888) gives MGSKEHKQKADQVDDYMEKLEHPFKQEVERLRSIMLNANPKLQERVKWNSPSFFI, from the coding sequence ATGGGCAGTAAGGAGCACAAGCAGAAAGCAGATCAGGTTGATGATTACATGGAAAAACTCGAGCATCCTTTTAAACAGGAAGTCGAGCGGTTACGAAGCATCATGCTGAATGCAAATCCTAAATTGCAGGAAAGAGTAAAGTGGAATTCGCCAAGTTTTTTTATATAA
- a CDS encoding hypothetical protein (product_source=Hypo-rule applied; superfamily=50882), which produces MRNNRFNLLNPYIGKWKTEGLTKSGDIITGTDTYEWVDGGFFLMHQVDIMFGDKKIRSLEITHYDDIEDVFRSQSFDNEGNISISTLKIYDDIILIFADTERFKGNFKAHTIEGTWEQFDGKNWVQWMDIRLTKLADGQ; this is translated from the coding sequence ATGAGAAACAACAGGTTTAATCTACTAAATCCCTATATCGGCAAATGGAAAACAGAAGGTTTAACAAAATCAGGTGATATTATTACCGGAACTGATACCTACGAGTGGGTTGATGGTGGTTTTTTCTTAATGCATCAGGTAGATATCATGTTTGGTGATAAAAAGATCCGATCGTTAGAAATTACCCACTATGATGATATTGAGGATGTTTTTAGGTCGCAATCGTTCGATAATGAAGGCAATATTTCAATATCTACCCTTAAAATTTACGATGATATCATTTTAATATTTGCCGATACTGAAAGATTTAAAGGGAATTTCAAAGCCCATACGATTGAAGGGACATGGGAACAATTTGATGGTAAGAACTGGGTACAATGGATGGATATTAGATTAACAAAACTTGCAGATGGGCAGTAA
- a CDS encoding hypothetical protein (product_source=Hypo-rule applied; cath_funfam=1.20.120.450; pfam=PF12867; superfamily=109854), with protein sequence MEKIIKEANETLSALENTLSKFDTAQINAVPFKGSWTAGQLAEHMILSNSGFLQVINGPVAETDKPADFMVAQIRNDFLNFNVKYDSPKEIYPEDRTYHQPELLNSLKQIRDGISASIADLDLTKTCSSFELPGYGFLTRLEAVYFVIYHTQRHLHQLNKIYSELDSN encoded by the coding sequence ATGGAAAAGATAATAAAAGAAGCCAACGAAACGCTGTCGGCGTTAGAAAACACTTTATCGAAATTTGATACTGCGCAAATTAATGCAGTACCATTTAAGGGAAGCTGGACAGCCGGCCAACTGGCTGAACATATGATTTTATCAAATTCGGGCTTTTTACAAGTGATAAATGGCCCGGTAGCCGAAACAGATAAGCCAGCCGATTTTATGGTAGCGCAGATCAGGAACGACTTTTTAAATTTTAATGTGAAGTACGATTCGCCTAAAGAGATTTATCCTGAAGACAGGACATATCATCAACCTGAATTATTAAACAGCTTAAAACAGATCAGAGATGGGATTTCAGCTTCTATAGCTGACCTGGATTTAACGAAGACCTGCAGCTCCTTTGAATTGCCTGGTTATGGTTTTCTAACCCGCTTAGAGGCTGTTTATTTTGTAATTTATCATACACAACGACACTTACATCAGTTAAATAAAATTTACAGCGAGCTGGATAGCAATTGA
- a CDS encoding hypothetical protein (product_source=Hypo-rule applied; superfamily=109854), whose protein sequence is MKTTPMSSRMYGFIVLYEMQTDFLVRALDGIDQKDAQKRLDTKANHIAWITGSVVHGRYFLAKSFGIDLPSITDDLFADNKGIVDDATYPSLADLIKDWAAISPKLQEALTQAATDEKLEEKLNIPGMEITLFEMISFNTYREANCIGQIALWRRLLNYPGMNYM, encoded by the coding sequence ATGAAAACCACCCCAATGAGTAGCAGAATGTATGGCTTTATCGTGCTGTACGAAATGCAAACAGATTTTTTAGTAAGGGCTTTAGATGGGATAGACCAAAAGGATGCACAGAAAAGATTGGATACGAAAGCAAACCACATTGCCTGGATTACCGGGAGTGTGGTGCATGGCCGCTATTTTTTGGCAAAATCATTCGGTATCGATCTTCCATCCATAACTGACGATCTTTTTGCCGATAACAAAGGAATTGTGGATGATGCTACTTACCCTTCACTTGCAGATCTTATTAAAGATTGGGCAGCAATTTCTCCAAAGTTACAGGAGGCTTTAACCCAGGCGGCTACCGACGAGAAACTGGAAGAGAAACTCAATATCCCTGGAATGGAGATCACATTGTTTGAAATGATCAGCTTCAATACTTATCGGGAAGCCAATTGCATCGGGCAGATTGCCTTATGGCGCAGGTTATTAAACTATCCCGGAATGAATTACATGTAA